Within Tenebrio molitor chromosome 3, icTenMoli1.1, whole genome shotgun sequence, the genomic segment ttcagaaattattcgaggcgcgtcacaatacacaaaatgcggaggttgccgtgggtactatggtaataatatcaacaaacttggaaaaaaacaattttcatcgttgaaatgtgccaaaacgttccagaagaaataagaaaaaaggggcaatttgttaccaatgaagtctaaaagtgcatacgaaaaggtgtatgtttcgtttcaaggccggaacaaaaaaaagcaacacggaggtaacggaagatgtcattttggcttttcttgatatggggtaagcgtgtagaacttcattaaaagttaattcacactacggcaagaatcatttgaagaaaatgtaaagattgccagttttcgatggccgggcacttgcattggatgaaacagcagaagttaaagaagaagatgttaggaacaagagcacgaagctaatgtggcagttccaattcaataattgtacttttcacttttgtgataattactgtaaaaatgatgaataaaatgttacttgaataatatgtatgagcgtattttatgactctataagatacgttgctattgacgacgtgtcttatagagaaaagcgtattttatgggaaacataaggtgtgagctcaaatgtaccatggaaacagtataagatattagtgttagaaaaataaagtagAAAAACGTCTTTCACTTTCAGACATGAACACCAATCgcacaaaacaaaatatgtaataatatcCAAACTGGTtctgtaaataaatgttttttattattgttttaacaaacattttaaataattctgtTTACTGTTTTCAATTTTCGTCAGATGACAAattgctaatttttatttttttttttttgagatcGTTGACCAGAGTCTAATAACACTAgtctacaaattttgactttaaaaaagtattcttcgcgtaaagtactttttttattaatcttcaTATgctgaatacaaaatttataatatataCGTAAAATTAGTTTCCGttttctagaaaaaaaaaattacacgatttttgcaaaaattaacagaaatcatACTGTTCTTCTATACATTATTCTGTATATATTGTATTCTGCTTCTGTAACATCTCTACAAACAGTCCAGCAATAATACTCGTCTACAGTGGAAAAATAttcggaataattttaactaacTTTTGCTTGTCTACCCATGCTGAATACGAGTTgataagtaaaagtcatttattaGTTTAAGTTTTCACGATACCTGatatcttccaaatttaacGATCCTAACCTTCTTAAACTTGATAATATTGATATTTACTTAGTTAGTTGACATCAAATGTCGAAAATATTGCGTTTTGGTGCTCTGTTCTGTATTACTAAGTGATAAGAGTGTTAAAAGAGACATTTtgctataaaatatgattcttttatttacttttaacacttttatCACTTAGTAATACAGAACAGAGCactaaaacacaatattttcaaaatttgatgccAACTAGCTAGTAAATATCAGTATTATCAAGCTCAAGGAAGTTAGGATCgttaaatttggaagatatCATTTGTATCAGGTATCGTGAAAACTTAAACtaataaatgacttttacttatcAACTCGTATTCAGCATGGGTAGACAAgcaaaaattagttaaaattattcagaatattttttcactgtaGACCAGTGTAATTATACGAAGGTCAGATTTTGCTATTCTGCGTAGCGGTCAATAGAACGATTATTatcaatataaataaatatgtcgaaggagaaacaaaaaaaagtgcgTGTTCTTGGTTTGTCTCTgttgattatttttgtttgattgGTGTTAATTTTCACATCAGCCGATTTATTCAAATTCATCATTCGAAAAACGTTAGTCCTGAAACCTATATATCCGACGTGTGGAAACATATTCCCGAACTCGTGCCCGCGGACATATATTTGTTCAATTGGATAAATCCGAAAGAAATTTACAAGAGTGTCAAACCCAAATTTTAACAGGTCGGACCTTACCGGTTTATGATGGACATGATAAAAAGCAACATTACATGGAACGACAACGGTACTGTGACTGTTTAGACTGCTAAAATATTGGTACTACAACAAGGAAGACTCTAAAGGGGATTTACAAGATGTGGTTACTACTTTACATCCGACCGCTTTGGTAAGCTTTTGAGGTcaagaatgaaaaaataagcagtgatgtgtttttaaaactttttttgtttgattttttaattttgataaataatagctatttattatacaagtgtcTTATAAGGCAAATAAGTCACGAAAGAAATGATTATCCACGAGAGCTTGCTCGAGTGGGCTAATTTTTCTTGAGTGACTTATTTGCTGTTAAGGCACTACTGTAACAGTTAACAGTAAAAACACCATCAAAACCCAAAAATGCATTTTAtcttttaatataaatgttaaCGTAAGCCTCAACAAATGATTTCATCTGAGATTCCTGTTTCATATAATTCTAAGTCAAAGTTTCACGATGGGAAAGATTGGGTTGGTTTTATgaggtaaattaaaaaattaatgtcaaCGTTACTCCCTCTAATCCTTGAACCTGTAAGTTccaatataaaattatgacaaaaTTGTTAAACATATTAAAACAGAACACTGGCGTACTCTGGAGGTAAAAGCTAGTGTCCAGTTCAGCATGTACCTGCATTCAGTTTTGGACATATCGTAAGTTATGGATCTTCATCAcccgttttttttaagtacTATTCCTTAAGTACGTATTGTGATTGAAATAAtctaatgtaaacaaaaataaaatacactgctcaaaaaaaaattcgaggAACATCAATTTTCGACCAACAGCATAAATCAATTAAAGCCTGAAAAGGAAAGTTCCCTTTTCATGTTGGCGACTACATTCCACTttatcattaataaattttcagtGCACTGTCGTCGAACTGGTTACGTAAGAGAGAGAAACTAAATAATCATTTATTAATCattatttacaattaaaaatatcattttcaataattagTATGTACTAGATAAATCGTGAAATGCATGACCTGTAAaagatttttacaaattgtaaaaaaaataaaactaaatatGTACTTCGTTATGGACGCCAAtcgcagaaaaaaaaatccaaactgatttttaaaaaaatataccgaTATTGccaattttggaaattttgtgaaaatttaataatttttatattttttgtcatGATCGTTGACCGGTTTTTGAATGACGTATCACATGGAGGTCAAATTGTAATGTTTAACACAGTATTCTACATAACAGCCAACAGAACGATCACTAATCGAAACAAAGATGTCGAGCGGGAACCAAAAAAGAGTGTGCGTTCTTGGTTTGTCTCTGCTGACCATTTTTGCTGGATTAGCGTTAATTTTCACATCAGCCGACTTATTCAAGATCATCattcgaaaaatattggtTCTGAAACCTGGAACCCGCATGTACGACGTGTGGAAACATGTTCCCGAACTTGTGCCTATGGACGTTTATCTGTTTAATTGGACAAATCCAGAAGAAATTCGCAACAAGAGTGTCAAACCGAAATTTCAACAAGTTGGACCTTATCGATTTATGATGGAGGCGAGGAAAAGCAACATCACGTGGAACGAGAATGGCACTGTTACGTTCAAACACCTGAAATATTGGTACTACAACAGAGACGACTCTAAAGGGGATTTACAAGATATGGTTACTAATTTACATCCGACCGCTTTGGTAAGctccaatttttaaaaaacgaaGTACGAAAGTTAGTCCAGAAATTATAGTGACTATttccttcgaaaaatttaagctAATCAAAAAGCTgtaatattttactttttaccaatcgattaattcccacatacatcaaacgtgcgtgttcagaCAATCAGAGTggttgctttcatccaatcaaaaatgtttatcacttataattacacgagagcttttttttgtcgaagtaaacttgacatttcaatgacaattttgttgcctggcaatttaacgaaaaaaactgccgtaggacgagtaattttttctggcagttttttgagtttaattgcaggcaacaaaactcgaattataaatgtcaagtttacttcgacccaaaaaaaaaagcttgagtgtaattcggtaacacaatttaatgaatacggAAAAGTACGATGATGCAGACCTACTAGAATCAGACGctttcaaaagttaggttccgttttgtcactggaaaagttagggcaaacttttttcgctgtcatagTGACAAAAACATCgctgcttatgggatttttagtgtatgaattaaattatcgcGGATAAATCATCCTCCTAGTCTGTCTTTTGTCAAAAGCggataaaatttcatgttactcctgtcagattctcaaattgtttttaataattgtgtttttaataactgtaagtattataaataaataattaacgttaaagtttgtattatggaattaatcttgccaaaaataattcatgtataaaaaatcccataagccgcgatgcatttgtcactttgcatctggataaaatgtgcttaaacttccatggcaaactttttcgaacctgattattgtttgttcttatgataacgaaccaacaatcttaaacattgacacagtttgtaataaattgaagtgcaaaatggccaattcaatttttcataattacctacctattattattcattaaattatctcatcgaattacgctcgaggttgttttcgtccaggataaaatttcattttttaagctctaatttggtttctttttggtaaattgactccacaaaccaccaaataaaaaaactcgtccttcggactcgttttttttatcgggtggtttgtgtcgtcaatttaccaagcaaccaaattatcgtaaaaaaattcaattttatccggacaaaaaaaaacctctcgtgtaattacagtcgataaatttcccaattttcactcaaacatttttgctttagacaattttactcgttgaatttggacatttttattgaaaggttaaaccctcgagctgAAGCTCTCGGGTCTACCCAGAacaaaaatgcccaaattcaactcgtaaaattgtcaaagcaaaaagttttcgtaaaattgaaaaatttatccgatacAGAAATTAGgtattgttattttaccttcgataatttaattcatgtataaaaaaaccCACAAGCCGCGAtgcatttgtcactttgacatcggaTAAAGTTAGCCCCCTAACTTTGCATCTGGATAAAATGCGCTTAAACTTCCATAGCAAACTTTTTCTAAcctgattattgtttgttgttatgataacgaaccaacaatcttaaacattgacacagcttgtataataaattgaagtgcaaaatggccaattcaatttttcataattacctacctattattattcattaaattatctcatcgaaTTACGCTCCAGGTTTTTTCGTCcagaataaaatttcattttttaaactctaatttggtttctttttggtatATTAtcgtaaaataaattcaattttatccggaCAAAAAAGACCTCTCGTGTAATTCGCACTAGAGCAAAACTGTTGTTAATAAATCACCTTAGATACCAATTCAGTGCAAATGTCATGAGCATGAACTTAACatgaaaattagaaaaaatagcataaaaattcgttttataaaacttaagaGCATTCTTCATTTACAGGCAATCAGGTCTGCGGCAGTTCTGGTGCAAATCTGACTCGtatcttaattttaaattttatgaaatttgtGTTTTAATATCTATTGTAAACTAATTCTTCGCCTTTACTTCAACACCACCCACATTTCAGGGAGTATCTCACGTGTCCCGGACTTGGAACTACGTGATACGAAAAGGGGTCTCGATTTCCCTCCGAAGCATCACCCCCACTATCCACATCAGTCGTAAAGCCGAAGATCTACTCTTCAAAGGTTACCCTGACACGCTAATGAAGTTAGCGAAAACTTTTCCTTTCTTTGCTAATGCCGATATTCCACAATGGGAACGATTCGGTTGGTTTTACATGGTAAATCCAAAAATGAATGTTGACAAGGAGGTATACCATTTCCTTCATTCAATTCTGTACAGAGAAACGGCTCCACCGATTTTGAGGGTGTGTTCAACATTAAAACTGGAATCAATTCAGAATTTGGAAGAATTAACACCTGGAACTACTGGACCCAAACTCCCTATTTTGGCGGAGACTGTAGAAAAGTCGACGGCTTCGTTGGTGATCTTTTTGATCCGGATTCGATTGGAGATACTATTATAATGTTTTCACCGGACCTGTGTAGACCGATAATTCTTCAGTACGATGGAGAGAAAAAAGTGAAGGGTATTATGGGAAACAAATACTCTTTTGACGATTACATGCTCGACAATGGtactacttttttcaaattccaaaaactgaattaataataaaaacttttcAGGGACAAAGTATCCAGAAAATAAATGCTATTGTAACGGTGACTGTTTTCCAAGTGGAATTTTCAACGTTTCCAGTTGTCGATATGGTATGCCAGGATTCAGCTCCTTGCCACACTTTTACAAAGCTGATCCACTCTATACTAACTCAATCGAGGGTATGCGACCGACCAAGgaaaaacacgaattttacATAGTCCTCGAACCCGTAAGTTTCAATATAacgttttcacaaaatttttatactacTATACAATAGAACACTGGCATAGTATTGGAGGTACAAATTAGCATTCAGTTCAGTATGCACCTGCATTCAATTCCGGATATATCGTAAGTTATACAACTTTTcaagttcattttttttgtaatcgtATTCCACAAGTCCTCATCGTGATTGTGCGACAAACGATTActtaaacttttatttttaactttttagaTTATTTGAAAACGTCCCGGACGTTTTGTTTCCAACAGTATGGTCCCAACAGCAAGTCAAAATTCCTGACAgcgaaatttcaaaattgaaactgtTCTTAAATATACCAATGATGTTTATATCAATTGGCGTTTTGATGCTTGTTGCAGGTTCAActtcattaatttatcacTTCATTAAATCCAAAAAAGATAAGTGTTCACATCAAGAAGATATTCCTTTAAATAGTAACCACCAAAATAATATTGTAAGTACATAACTCtaggtaaataaaaatatagaaaacattccacaaatagtaaattttaataaatataattattaatgtGTATTATTTACTTATCTAATATTCCTCCTCTTTCGTCatcgtttaaataaattgagcGCGATTTTATAATCTAACTCCTCCTCTCCTCTTCTCACTAAGAGGTGTCAAATACTAATCTCCTCGTTATTAGTATTGCCTGTCATAAAACGTTAGAGTTCTGGGATCACTAtactacaaaattaaataattagtgCTTTTAAATCACTACTTGATAGAAATCTccataatgataaataaatccggcctaGGTACCGTATTCTCTTTATAACAAACATTATAactaacgggccttcaaataaatttatatttatagcaacctatggaaattcaattctttgcaacattttttcagcgtagaaaatgacacaagaaacgtctgacattttaacgaaataaaattaggttagaaaatatttttaatttttctagtgcattctccctattccccctccacggaatatgacaatatgaaattgggaaaagctcactatgtaacctgtg encodes:
- the LOC138126967 gene encoding protein peste-like, with translation MSSGNQKRVCVLGLSLLTIFAGLALIFTSADLFKIIIRKILVLKPGTRMYDVWKHVPELVPMDVYLFNWTNPEEIRNKSVKPKFQQVGPYRFMMEARKSNITWNENGTVTFKHLKYWYYNRDDSKGDLQDMVTNLHPTALGVSHVSRTWNYVIRKGVSISLRSITPTIHISRKAEDLLFKGYPDTLMKLAKTFPFFANADIPQWERFGWFYMRNGSTDFEGVFNIKTGINSEFGRINTWNYWTQTPYFGGDCRKVDGFVGDLFDPDSIGDTIIMFSPDLCRPIILQYDGEKKVKGIMGNKYSFDDYMLDNGTKYPENKCYCNGDCFPSGIFNVSSCRYGMPGFSSLPHFYKADPLYTNSIEGMRPTKEKHEFYIVLEPNTGIVLEVQISIQFSMHLHSIPDISLFENVPDVLFPTVWSQQQVKIPDSEISKLKLFLNIPMMFISIGVLMLVAGSTSLIYHFIKSKKDKCSHQEDIPLNSNHQNNIVST